One region of Chryseobacterium sp. C-71 genomic DNA includes:
- a CDS encoding alpha-ketoglutarate-dependent dioxygenase AlkB, whose amino-acid sequence MNLFEEMHDFPINILPKDGRVEYYGKIFSDAECGKYYQYLFNNILWENDEAVIFGKLIITKRKVAWFGEKQFEYTYSNRTKYAKLWTPELLALKQKCEEVSGETYNSCLLNLYHDGSEGMAYHSDGEKDLKKHGAIASLTFGAERKFSFKHKFSKERIDLMLENGSLLVMKGTTQENWLHRLPPTKKAITPRVNLTFRTIEE is encoded by the coding sequence ATGAATCTATTTGAAGAAATGCACGATTTTCCCATTAATATTCTTCCTAAAGATGGAAGAGTTGAGTATTACGGAAAGATCTTTTCTGATGCTGAATGTGGAAAATATTATCAATATTTATTCAATAACATTCTCTGGGAAAATGACGAGGCTGTGATTTTTGGAAAACTGATTATCACCAAAAGAAAAGTTGCTTGGTTTGGTGAAAAACAATTTGAATACACCTATTCCAATCGAACAAAATATGCTAAACTCTGGACTCCTGAACTATTGGCTTTAAAACAAAAGTGTGAAGAAGTTTCCGGCGAAACTTACAATTCATGCCTTCTGAATTTATACCACGATGGAAGCGAAGGAATGGCCTATCACAGCGACGGCGAAAAAGATTTAAAGAAACATGGAGCGATTGCTTCTCTCACTTTCGGAGCGGAACGCAAATTTTCTTTTAAACATAAATTCTCCAAAGAAAGAATTGATTTGATGCTTGAAAACGGAAGTTTACTCGTGATGAAAGGGACAACTCAGGAAAACTGGTTGCACAGACTTCCGCCAACCAAAAAAGCGATAACTCCAAGAGTAAATT
- a CDS encoding HAD family phosphatase, giving the protein MSLKAVLFDMDGVIVDTEPLHRKAYFKTFNQLGIEVSEELYTSFTGASTKRVCDTLIHQFNLSQTFEEIAGIKRAHFKDYFYHDEEFDLILGVRKLIEHYYENGVTLILASSATMTTINMVFEKFELEKYFSGKISGADLKESKPHPEIFIKAAEMANEPTENCMVIEDSTNGILAANRANIFCAAYKSLHTHNQDYSLANIIVSDYSELEVGKISKFF; this is encoded by the coding sequence ATGTCCTTAAAAGCTGTGCTGTTCGATATGGATGGCGTTATTGTAGATACAGAACCTTTGCACAGAAAAGCATATTTCAAAACATTTAATCAATTGGGAATTGAGGTTTCGGAAGAACTTTACACATCGTTCACAGGTGCTTCAACGAAGAGAGTTTGTGACACGTTAATTCATCAATTCAATCTTTCTCAAACCTTTGAAGAGATTGCAGGCATCAAGAGAGCACACTTCAAAGATTACTTCTATCATGATGAAGAGTTTGATTTAATTCTCGGCGTCAGAAAACTTATCGAGCATTATTATGAAAACGGAGTTACTCTGATTCTCGCATCTTCCGCAACAATGACGACCATCAACATGGTTTTTGAAAAATTTGAACTTGAAAAATATTTTAGTGGAAAAATCAGCGGTGCCGATTTGAAAGAATCAAAACCTCATCCTGAGATTTTCATTAAGGCTGCTGAAATGGCAAACGAACCTACTGAAAACTGTATGGTCATTGAAGATTCTACCAACGGAATATTGGCGGCAAATCGTGCCAATATTTTCTGTGCAGCGTATAAAAGTCTGCATACTCATAATCAGGACTACAGTTTGGCGAATATTATCGTTTCAGATTATTCTGAGTTGGAAGTTGGCAAGATTTCGAAATTCTTTTAA
- a CDS encoding thiamine diphosphokinase, which translates to MTKVLLFINGDAPKSFPDPENYDLIACTDGAFHYLKNLNFPLEKLDFISGDFDSHSGVDENVYEDKFIYTPDQEKTDFHKALEIIAEKGFKNIDVFGGSGGEQDHFLGNLTVAYTFKENLNIKFYDEFSEYFFIPKTFVLKDVKNKLVSLYPFPTVEKVTTKGLNWALNDENLSITSRIGTRNFAIKENVSIEYQRGDLLVFVGRNYL; encoded by the coding sequence ATGACAAAAGTTTTATTATTCATCAACGGCGATGCTCCGAAATCATTTCCTGATCCTGAAAATTATGATTTGATTGCCTGTACTGACGGTGCATTTCATTATCTTAAAAATCTAAATTTCCCTTTAGAAAAACTGGATTTTATCTCTGGCGACTTTGATTCACATTCGGGAGTTGATGAAAATGTATATGAAGATAAATTTATTTACACTCCTGATCAGGAAAAGACCGATTTTCATAAAGCTTTAGAGATTATTGCAGAAAAAGGCTTTAAAAATATTGATGTTTTTGGGGGAAGTGGAGGAGAACAGGATCATTTTTTAGGAAATCTCACCGTTGCTTACACCTTTAAAGAAAATTTAAACATAAAATTTTATGACGAGTTTTCTGAATATTTTTTTATTCCTAAAACTTTTGTCTTGAAAGATGTAAAAAATAAACTCGTTTCACTATACCCTTTTCCAACTGTTGAAAAAGTTACAACAAAAGGTCTAAATTGGGCTTTAAATGATGAAAATCTGAGCATTACCTCAAGAATCGGAACGAGAAATTTTGCAATTAAAGAGAATGTTTCGATTGAATATCAAAGAGGAGATTTGCTGGTATTTGTCGGTCGAAATTATCTCTGA
- a CDS encoding cob(I)yrinic acid a,c-diamide adenosyltransferase, producing MKIYTKTGDKGQTALYGGTRVSKASARVESYGNIDELNSFIGISKSHITDDEVLKQLKKIQFDLFTVGSEAATPVDKLMLANGKSRLPLIISDTEIEELENWMDAFEEKLEPLQYFILPGGGRSATFLHAARTICRRAERSLVFLNESEEVRPELIKYLNRLSDYLFVLARYISKINNEPEEYWNPNER from the coding sequence ATGAAAATATATACCAAGACAGGAGATAAAGGACAAACCGCTTTGTACGGCGGCACGAGAGTTTCAAAAGCCAGCGCACGAGTAGAAAGCTACGGAAATATTGATGAACTCAATTCCTTTATCGGAATTTCAAAGAGTCATATTACGGACGATGAAGTTTTAAAACAACTGAAAAAAATTCAGTTTGACTTATTTACAGTCGGTTCTGAAGCAGCAACTCCGGTTGATAAACTGATGTTAGCGAATGGGAAATCACGTCTTCCTTTAATTATTTCTGACACCGAAATTGAAGAACTGGAAAACTGGATGGATGCTTTTGAAGAAAAATTAGAACCATTACAATATTTCATCCTTCCGGGTGGAGGAAGATCAGCCACTTTTTTACATGCTGCGAGAACGATTTGCAGAAGAGCAGAACGCTCATTGGTTTTCTTAAATGAATCTGAAGAAGTACGGCCAGAATTGATAAAATATCTTAACAGACTTTCAGACTATCTGTTTGTTTTGGCAAGATATATATCAAAAATCAACAACGAACCGGAAGAATATTGGAATCCGAACGAGAGATAA
- a CDS encoding decarboxylase — MKIKYSELIDQTLYFPTEEFNVSENNLSFHDIPLMEVVEKFGTPLKVSYLPKISQNIQKAKGWFKEAFEKIDYKKNYRYCYCTKSSHFKFVIEEALKNDISIETSSAYDMDIVKSLYNEGKVTKDIEVICNGFKTDDYLAKISDMINSGFENITPILDNYRELDKLTESIDTTFDIGIRIASEEEPKFEFYTSRLGIGYKDIIPYYSQKIAEHPNARLKMLHFFINTGIKDTAYYWNELYKCLRVYARLKKIAPEVNSLNIGGGFPIKTSLNFDYDYQYMVEEIVSQIKKFCEEEGVEEPNIYTEFGSFTVGESGANLYKIISQKRQNDREKWNMIDSSFMTTLPDTWAISRHFIMLPLNRWEDSYERVFLGGLTCDSDDYYNSEQHTNAIYLPVFSDTKPLYIGFFHTGAYQETIGGYGGVHHCLMPQPRHILIQKDENGEFQYEIFRERQEPEDILKILGY, encoded by the coding sequence ATGAAAATAAAATACTCGGAACTTATTGATCAGACATTGTATTTTCCAACGGAAGAATTCAATGTTTCTGAGAACAATTTGTCTTTTCACGATATTCCTTTGATGGAAGTTGTTGAGAAGTTTGGAACGCCTCTTAAGGTAAGTTACCTCCCGAAGATTTCTCAAAATATTCAAAAAGCAAAAGGCTGGTTCAAGGAAGCTTTTGAGAAAATCGATTACAAAAAAAACTACAGATACTGTTACTGTACAAAATCCAGCCATTTCAAATTTGTGATTGAAGAAGCTTTGAAGAACGATATTTCTATCGAAACGTCTTCGGCTTACGACATGGATATTGTGAAATCGCTTTACAACGAAGGTAAAGTGACCAAAGATATTGAAGTGATCTGCAACGGTTTTAAAACTGACGATTATCTGGCGAAAATTTCAGATATGATCAACAGTGGTTTTGAAAACATTACTCCGATTTTGGATAATTACCGTGAGCTTGATAAATTAACGGAAAGCATCGATACCACTTTTGACATCGGAATCAGAATCGCTTCAGAGGAAGAGCCTAAATTTGAATTCTATACCTCAAGATTAGGAATCGGATACAAAGATATTATCCCATATTACAGCCAGAAAATTGCAGAACACCCGAATGCAAGACTGAAAATGCTTCACTTTTTCATCAATACCGGAATTAAAGACACGGCGTATTACTGGAATGAACTGTACAAATGTCTTCGAGTTTACGCACGTTTGAAGAAAATTGCTCCCGAAGTAAATTCATTGAACATCGGTGGTGGTTTTCCAATCAAAACTTCTTTGAATTTCGATTACGATTATCAATACATGGTAGAGGAAATCGTTTCTCAGATTAAAAAATTCTGTGAAGAGGAAGGAGTAGAAGAACCAAATATTTACACTGAATTCGGAAGCTTTACAGTAGGAGAAAGTGGCGCCAATTTATATAAAATCATTTCTCAGAAGCGTCAGAACGACAGAGAAAAATGGAACATGATCGATTCATCTTTCATGACTACACTTCCTGATACCTGGGCGATTTCCAGACACTTCATTATGCTTCCGTTAAACCGTTGGGAAGATTCTTACGAAAGAGTTTTCTTGGGCGGTTTGACTTGTGATTCTGATGATTATTATAATTCTGAACAGCATACGAACGCAATTTATTTGCCTGTTTTCAGCGATACAAAACCGTTATACATAGGTTTTTTCCATACCGGAGCATATCAGGAAACCATCGGAGGTTACGGCGGAGTTCATCACTGTTTGATGCCTCAGCCGAGACATATCCTGATTCAGAAAGATGAAAATGGAGAATTCCAATATGAAATCTTTAGAGAAAGACAGGAACCTGAAGATATTTTGAAGATATTGGGTTACTAA
- a CDS encoding methylated-DNA--[protein]-cysteine S-methyltransferase gives MSTQDEIDYQRIAKAIHYIQSNFKLQPNLDEVAEKANLSPAHFQKIFTDWAGTSPKKFLQFISLEHAKSLLKEEKATLFDATLETGLSSTSRLHDLFVKIEGMSPAEYKNGGKNLKISYSFSESPFGKIITASTEKGICYMAFEEDKENALRDLQNKFPNASFMEKEDEFQQNALSIFNKDWTKLNTIKLHLEGTDFQLKVWESLLKIPLGKLSTYGNLANEIGNPKASRAVGTAIGSNPVAFLIPCHRVIQSSGKIGGYMWGSDRKQLIIGWESAKIYSDDSVLL, from the coding sequence ATGTCCACACAAGACGAAATAGATTATCAGAGAATTGCCAAAGCAATCCACTATATCCAAAGCAATTTTAAACTTCAACCCAATTTGGATGAAGTTGCTGAAAAGGCCAATTTGAGTCCGGCACATTTTCAGAAGATATTTACAGATTGGGCAGGAACAAGTCCAAAGAAATTTTTGCAGTTTATCAGCCTCGAGCATGCGAAAAGTTTATTAAAAGAAGAAAAAGCTACGTTGTTTGATGCAACTTTAGAGACAGGACTTTCAAGTACGAGCAGATTGCACGATTTGTTTGTGAAGATTGAAGGAATGTCACCTGCAGAGTATAAAAACGGCGGTAAAAATTTAAAGATCAGTTACAGTTTTTCTGAAAGCCCATTTGGAAAAATAATCACAGCTTCCACAGAAAAAGGAATCTGTTATATGGCTTTCGAAGAAGATAAAGAAAATGCATTGAGAGATTTACAAAATAAATTTCCCAATGCATCTTTTATGGAAAAGGAAGATGAATTTCAACAGAATGCTTTGTCAATTTTTAATAAAGACTGGACGAAACTCAACACGATAAAACTTCATTTAGAAGGGACCGATTTCCAGCTCAAAGTCTGGGAAAGCTTACTGAAAATTCCACTTGGAAAATTATCAACCTACGGAAATTTAGCGAATGAAATTGGAAATCCAAAAGCTTCAAGAGCAGTTGGAACGGCAATCGGAAGTAATCCTGTTGCATTTTTAATTCCTTGTCACAGAGTGATACAATCTTCGGGAAAAATTGGAGGTTATATGTGGGGAAGTGACAGAAAACAATTGATCATTGGTTGGGAAAGTGCGAAAATTTATTCTGATGATTCTGTTTTACTTTAA
- a CDS encoding tetratricopeptide repeat protein: MKKIFLLFILLFSHSVFSQDITVYLDEGDELISKNKFSEAENTFRKGLKESPENPILKSQLALTLINQDKNDEAEKVITEILTIQPEFTAALWYGGINNFNKKVPDFRKAISYFEKAYPVIDVNSSQYFAVNYYIGRSYRKLLYREGLTYHEVDRMLETYKKYIELQPNAEDIIDAKSFVKKVEEKRPGKNVGKWIITTEQNVEELINKTTAQ; the protein is encoded by the coding sequence ATGAAAAAAATATTTCTACTATTCATACTTTTATTTTCTCACTCTGTTTTTTCTCAGGATATTACGGTTTATCTTGATGAAGGAGATGAATTGATCTCTAAAAATAAATTTTCTGAAGCTGAAAATACTTTTAGAAAAGGTTTGAAAGAAAGTCCCGAAAATCCGATTTTAAAATCACAATTGGCTTTGACGTTGATCAATCAGGATAAGAATGATGAAGCGGAAAAAGTTATTACCGAAATTTTGACTATTCAACCTGAATTTACTGCTGCACTTTGGTATGGCGGAATCAATAATTTTAATAAAAAAGTACCGGATTTTAGAAAAGCAATTTCTTATTTTGAGAAAGCCTATCCTGTGATTGATGTAAATTCCTCACAATATTTTGCGGTAAATTATTACATCGGAAGATCTTACAGGAAGCTGTTGTACAGAGAAGGTTTAACGTATCATGAAGTCGACAGAATGCTCGAAACCTACAAGAAATACATAGAATTGCAGCCCAATGCCGAAGACATCATCGACGCAAAAAGTTTTGTAAAAAAAGTGGAAGAAAAAAGACCCGGTAAAAATGTAGGGAAATGGATCATCACAACAGAGCAAAACGTTGAAGAATTAATCAATAAAACAACAGCTCAATGA